Below is a window of Desmonostoc muscorum LEGE 12446 DNA.
GATTTAACAAAGGCTGAGGATCGGCATCAATTAACTGGGCTAGTGTTTTAGTCAACTCTTCTAAAGATTCCCAGTTATTAACCTGAGTAAGCAAAGTTGGAATTCCTAATTGCTTGATTTTTTGAATTGGAACAGTAGAAAAACCTTCTGCTCCAATAACTAAATCTGGTTTGAGAGCCACTACTTTTTCTAAATTAGGAGAATTTTGTCCTTCACTAACACGAGGAACATTTTTAAACCGAGGGTCATCATTAAATAATTTACTACCAGTAATTCCGACAATTTTTGTTTGATCAAGTTGAGCGATAATATCAGCTGATAGAGAAGAAAGAGCAACAACTCTTTTTATCGATTGTTTTGGTAATTGCTGCGAATTTGGGTTATTTGTTTGAGTAGTATTTGCTACTTTTGTTGGTAAATTTTGAGTACTAACAGTATTACAAGCGACTAAAGTTATACTCAAAAAAAATGCTAAAACAGATAACAGCCAACGATGACGCATAATAAAATTCCTTGTGGAGTTGGTTCCTCATATAGTTTGGCGCATCTTTATACAGAATTGCTATAAGAATTGCAGAACAAACAAACTCAGCACCAGATTCAAAAATAGCCAATGCACTTTCTATTTAACTTTTCATTATTTGAGATTTACCTTGCTTGATTTGTCACACAACTCAAAAAACAAAAAAGCATCTACGACAAAAATTTATAGATGTTGCTGCAAAAATTCGTTAATTTTCTCACCGCTCAAAACTGGAAACACGGACTTTTGTCTAGCCCACACCCACTGCGGATATAAAAAAAGGCGAGTAAAAACGCAGTTCAAAATTCCCAAAGAATTTTATGACTGTGCTACCCGCCAGGATCTATACAAGGTTTATTTAGAAAAGTTTTTTGGAATATGGATTTATAACACTCTCAGTGATTATTCGCTCAATAACAAACATTTTTAACTATTTCAATCACTATCTTAGTATGTTTGACTACAAAAAGCAAGATTTAACCAAACCTTTAACTGTACCTCGGTATCATTAGATTAAGTACCTTTACCCAAGGTAATATGCACTTACCGCATGGATAAAATACAGAAAAAATAATTAACCACAGATGAATATACAGCGTATTTCAGGTAAATGAAGTACATGGGTTGGGGCGCAACATCTTGCATTGATGTCAACTTAAGCCCTGGCGAATAGAATTCGAGGCTACACAGGCAAAGTCCACCTCCGCGGACTAACAGAAAATTGAGGGTTTGAAACCCACGGAGGTGGGTTTTGTTTGTGTAGACGCGGTTTCTAACCGGCCGTTTCGCGTTAAGTTGACACAGATGAACATGTTGTGCCCCTACAATTATCTGTACCTCACCAAGTTGCAATCTGCTGTAGTACAGTAACACAGCCATGTTACGCTAGCCGTGTACTCCCAAATTTTGGAACGCTTAGCCATTCACCAGCCCGTTATAATCCCGCAATTCAACTTACTTCGTCTCCATCCAATTTTCACCTGCACGCGCATCCACCACCAACGGTACACTTAACTGTACTGCGTTCTCCATCACCGATTTAATTTGCGGTTGTAATTCTTCCCACTCATCAGGAGGAATTTCAAATACTAATTCATCGTGAACTTGTAACAACAAACGCGCCTGATATTTTTGCAAAACTTGATGAAGTCGCACCATCGCAATTTTGATAATATCAGCGTTGGAACCTTGAATTGGTGCATTAGCAGCAGAGCGTAGTAAACCTGCATCATAAGCACCTAAATTCTTCAATTTACTCAAGTCAATATCTTCTGGGTTGCTGCCTTTTAATCTTCGTAAACTGTTGTTGGTAAATTCAAAATAACGACGACGACCGAGAATAGTTTCTACATAACCTTGAGATATTGCTTCTTTTTTCACTCGCTCCAAATAAGCAAAAACTTTGGGATATCTTTCATTAAACCGCTTAATGAACTCGTTGGCAACACTCTTATCTATCCCAGTTGAACGGGAAAACCTTAGAGAACCCATTCCATAAATCACGCCAAAATTAATAGTTTTTGCTACCGATCGTTCTTCTGATGTGATATTTTCTTTTTCAAACACTAATCGCGCTGTCACAGTGTGAACATCTTCATTTTGCCGATATGCTTCCACTAATATCGGCTCTTGACTCAGATGAGCCAAAATTCGTAATTCAATTTGTGAGTAATCAGCAGCCACCATTAACCAACCAGCTTCCGGCAAAAATGCCTTGCGAATTTGGCGACTAAAAGCTGTACGAATGGGTATATTTTGCAAATTTGGATTAGAAGAAGATAACCTACCAGTTGATGTTGCTGCTTGATTAAAATCAGTATGCACCCGTTGAGTATCTGGACGCACCAATGCAGGTAATGCATCTACATAAGTAGACTTTAATTTAGATAAAGTTCGGTACTCAGTTATCGTCTCAACAAATCCAGTTTGATCGATTTCTTGGAGCTTTTCTAGCGTTGCTGCATCTGTAGAATAACCAGTTTGAATTTTCCGAGAATATTTGGTGCTTAAACCCAATTTTTCAAACAATATTTGGCTCAATTGTTTAGGAGAACCCAAGTTAAAATTTTCTCCAGCAATTTCTATTGCGTTCTCTTTTAATCTGGCTAATTCTGTTTCTAAATGCTGCGAAAGTTCTTGTAAATAAGCTGAATTAATGCGAACGCCCGTGTATTCCATTTGCGCTAAAACTGCTTCTAGTGGCTGTTCCACTTCCACTAATAGCTTAGATAAAGCTGGAATTTCCTCTAGTTCTGCACGTAATTGTGGCACTAGACCAAAGGTAGAATAAACATCCATGCCGCAGTAATCTGCTACTGCCGGAATATCTATATCAGCAATGGTTTTACCTTTTGGAACTAAATCTAAATAACTTTTCGCCGTTAATCCCAAATATCGTTGTGCCAAATCCATCAAATTATGACTAGAATCTGGATTTAGCAGGTAACTTGCCAACATTGGATCGAATATCACTCCATTCAAGTTAATTCCTTGACACTTGAAAATTAAGCGGTCAAACTTGGCATTTTGTAAAGTTTTGGGATAATCAGCACTTTCAAGAATTGGACGTAGTGCTTCTAACACCACATCCTTATTTAAATTTTCTCCGCTTTTGTGACCAAGAGGAATATAAGCTATTTCATCTAATTTCGTTCCCCAGCAGCAACCAATCCCTACTAACTCAGCATCTCTTGGTTCTAAGTCTGTGGTTTCAGTGTCCCAAGCAATGGGTATTTCAGAATTAGTGAATTTCTGCAAAATTTCTACTAATTCAGTCAGTTTATCTTCGGTATTAATGATGCGTGGTTGAATTACTGACGCGGGCTTTTGTTGTACAGCTTGTGTTTCAGCAAAACTAAAAAATGAAAGGTCTGGGTCTTCAAATTCGGGTTCTGTATCTGATATTTCTGTTTTTGCTGCTTCTTCAATTTGACCACCAAAACGTTGCTGTAGGTCGTTTATTTTACCTAAAAATAATCTAAATTCTAATTTTTCTAAAATTGGTGATAAGACGCTTGTATCAAATCCTTTTAATTTACAATCTTCTAAATCAAGTTCTAGAGGAACATCCAAAACTATAGTTGCCAAATATCGAGACTTCTGGGCGTCTTCTTTACCCGCTGCCAATTTTTTCTGATTCGCACCTGGGATTTCATCTAAAGCAGCATAAATATTGTCAAGGGAACCATAGGTGTTTAGCAACTGTACTGCTGTTTTTTCTCCAATTCCTTTAACTCCAGGAATATTATCTGATTTATCACCACAAAGTGCTTTGAAATCAACAATTTGCGAAGGTAAAACGCCCAGCTTTTCTTTAACTTGTTCTGCCTCAAATTCAGTGATGCTATTTGTAGAACGCTTTAAGGCATCTGGACTAAAATTTAGAACAGTGATTTCTTTCTCAGCATCTATCAATTGAAATAAATCGCGATCGCCAGTGAGAATTTTCACCCTATAGCCAGCAGCCGTTACTCGTTGTGCTAAGGTTCCCAAAACATCATCTGCCTCGTAACCAGGAGCAGTGTAAATTGGTAGATTCAAGCCATTGAGTAACTCGTGTAAATTTTCTAAGTCCGGAATAAAGTCTTCTGGTGTTTCTTTGCGATCGGCTTTATATGTATCATCCGCTTCATGCCGGAAGGTTGGCAAACCCAAATCAAAGGCTACAGCCATCGCCTGGGGCTGTTGTGTTCCCATTACCTCCAGTAGACACTTAAGAAAACCAAAACATACACTCGTGGGAATCCCCGCCTTTGTACGTAGTCCTCCATCTCGCCCTTTGGCAAAAGCAAAGTATGAACGATAAGCCAGGGAGTGTCCATCTACGAGAATGAACGTCGGACGTGTTGGGGTTGCAGTAGCAGTAGTTTGAGACATAGCCCTATTTTACCTAGAAGCTTCGTTATTTACATACTGCATCAGTTGCTTTATTGAAATTCCTGTATGTTGGAATGGCTTTCTTAACAAAACTTCATACAATTCCTAAAAATGTATGTTTGCTAAAGGAAATTGAACATCAAAAGTTCACATAAATTTACGTGTATTTATCAAGCCTAGAAACAAAAGTTACGAGTTAGAAATAATTTAGTAACCCCTTAATGATTCGTCAAAAAGCATCTTCCATCATGACAACAAAACTATTGAACACTCTAGGTGCTGCTACAGCTTTGGCAGGAATTGTTGCAACTTCTGGAGTAGCTAATGCAGCTGCACTTTCGTACACTAGTTCTACTAACTACGATTTCACAAATATCATTGATGAATCTTTGAGCGTCCAACAATTTGACTCATCTCTCGGTACACTCCAAGGTGTAACCATCGAATTTGCTGGCGACATACTTGGAAATGCAGGTTTTGAAAATAGAAGTCCAAGTGCAACTCAAGCAACAGTACATCTTGGCAGTCAATTGAGCTTAAAATTAAATAATCAGTCTTTGTTGGCACTGAATCCACAATATACTTCTACTTACCAAGTTGGAAATTACGATAGCGTCACTGATTATGGAGGTACATCAGGAAAGACTCTTTCTAACTTAACTGCCACACAATCTGCTACTCAATCTTTTACTGATTCGCAATTCTTGCAGTCTTTTATTGGTAATGGCAACGTAGACTTTTTGTTCTCAGCAATAGCCACCTCACTAGTTACAGGATCTGGCAACATGAGATCCTATATTGATACATATGCCAAAGCAGGTATCAAAGTAACTTACAACTACGAAGAATTGAAGTCTGTACCTGAAGCATCAACTACCCTTGGAATTGGTTTAGTTGCTGGGCTTTGTCTGTTGTCACAACGCAAAAAAAGCTGGATCAAGGTGTTAAATTCATAGACTTTAGTTGAATAGGTAGATTTTTGATTCTATCTATTCAGTCAAGTTATCTAACTTAAATGTAAATCCCCGATTCTTTCGAGAATCGGGTTTTTTTGTTGTGACTAGGGAGTGGGGAGTAGGGAGTGGGGACTGGGAAATAAGATTAAAAATACTATTTTCCAACACCCAATCCCCAATCTAAAATCTAAAATCTAAAATCCAAAATGGTATAACCTCTAACTGGAACTTTAAATCTAGGAAATTTATGCAGAAAGCATCTGCCAAAGATATTAAACTGCTGGTTGTAGACATAGATGGCACGATCGCCGGACACTCTAACACCATCAGCGAACCTGTAAAGCAAGCGCTGATTGCAGCACAAGCACAAGGCATTCCAGTAGCGATCGCTACAGGTCGTATGTATCGTTCAGCCTTACGCTTTCACCAAGAAATCGGCTCTACATTGCCATTAATGGCTTATCAAGGAGCCTGGATTCAAGACCCCACCAGCCAAAAAATTCATCGCCATTTAGTGGTTTCTAGAGAAATTGCCCACCAGCTAATCGATTATTTTGAACAGCCTCAATTGCGGCGGCTTTTATCTGTCCACTTTTACATCAATGACCAACTCTACGTCCGGGAAATAACCAAAGAAAGCGAAATTTATGCACAACGTTCTGGTATTGTCCCCATTCCCGTCGGTGATTTGCGCCAAGTCTTAACGAATGAACCGACAAAAATTCTTGCTTTGTGTGATGACACAAATTTCATCAGCGAAGTATTGGGGAATTTGCGCCGCCAGTATACACCCGCTGAACTTTATTTAACAACATCTGTTGCTACCTTCCTAGAAGCAACTAACGCTTCTGTGAATAAAGGGACTGCTGTACGTTACCTAGCCGAAGAATTGCTGGGATTACAAACAGCCAACGTCATGGCTATTGGTGATAACTTCAACGATCTGGAAATGCTAGAGTGTGTTGGTTTTGGTGTAGCTATGGGAAACGCACCAGAACCAGTGCAAGCGATCGCTCAGTGGGTAGCTCCTAGCGTAGAGGAAGATGGAGTAGCTGTGGCGATCGAAAAATTTTTGCTTCAATAACGGCGCTTTTTCAAAGCTAAGCCGTATCAATCAGAAAGGACACCGACGACTGGCCGTGTTTCGTCTCGGTGCCCCTGCTGGTTCGCTCCTCACACAAGAGCTAATGTAGCCGAGGTGATGCATTGAGTCAATACCTCTGATGAAAGTTTTTATAACTCCAATGGCGCAAAACTTCCCAGGTTTTCCTCTAGCACAAATTTTAATACTGACCCAGTAGCCATAAGCAATCCCAGCCTAGCTTGGGCTAACTCTGGTGACATAATTTTCACTTCACCCCAAATACGACAATTACACCAGAAGTTTTCAAAAGCTTGGCTCAAATTCAACGCTGCTTTTTCCCATTTCACAGAACCCCTAACATCAGGACACTCTATGTTGTCCACTACCCCCACTAACTCCCTAATTAGACGACGTTCATCTGGGTGATTTAGCCGCAATTTTCCATCACAGTTCAGCCAAGGTATGGGGTTGGGGGAAATAACACTCCAAAAATTTGGACTACTATCTGCAAGCGGTTCTCTAAGTTGAATCAATCCCTCCCGGTGAGCCAGCAGCACTAGCGAACAGCAACGCGCATGGGCATATTGAACAGAGAATAGGGCATTGGGCATGGGGCATGGGGCATTGGGCATGGGGCATTGGTTATTAATCTCCCTCATCTCCCTCATCTCCCTCATCTCCCTCATCTCCCTCATCTCCCTCATCTCCCTCATCTCCCCCATCTCCCTCATCTCCCCCACTCCCCACTCCCCCTTCCCCCATACCAAACTTTGTAACCAAGTCGCCAAGCTTGAGTCAGTCAATTCAAAATTTATCCAACCAGGGGGAACTATTTGCACGTTAAAAACACCTCCACAGGTTGCTGATAAATTAAGGGCGATCGCGCTGGCAACCTCCATTGCTTTTCGATTCTGAGAGTTTGACACTCGCAACGCCACACCAGAGGTATACAAAATTTTGCGATTATTTCTATCTTTGTGTAGAGTAATTTTTTTACTTTCTATGTATTCATTTTTTTGATTTTCAGTATTAATACTTAATAATTCGCTTAAATATTTATCTAGTAGCCGCTTAAATGATATATACTTGAATGATTGTATTTTGTGGTACACGAAATTTTACGTAAATAAGTTTGTAAAGTATATTTGTTAATTTGCTGTCACCTGTCTCCGGATATAGGTTTAATGTAGATGAAGAAAAATGAGAGTAGGATAAAATTTGATGAATATTCGATGAATAGTGAGTAAATTTTACTACCATCATTGTACAGTAGGAAGTATAACAAAAGAGTAGAGAGTAATTCTTTGCTTTCTATTCTTTAGATGGCTGGCGCTGTTAGGCGTTAAGCCTCCATCGCCAACACAAAGACACTCCTTGCACCTTTTGATCACGTCTTTGTCTTCAGCCGAACGCTCTTTGTTACCTATGCAATCTCCATCTTCTTTTTCTGAGGCATCACGGCCTTTTTTGACTTGGCAACGGATTCTTGACTGGGCTCAGGAACACTACCGGTGCCGCACCTTTAGCAAAGATGAGCGCATTCCAGCCCGACCTGGATTGCTATATTTGGTGCAAAGGGGTGCAATCCGTATGGTTGGAACCGCCCAGGTTAGCGCGACTGCCAGCCAGCTAACATCTCGACGAATCAACAGAACTCCAGAAGAAGCGTTCTTGGGTTTTGTTGGAGCGGGACAGCCATTTGAAATTGTTGCTCAGTCACCATTCACTCTCCAGGCTTACGCCCATGTTGACCAAACTGCGGTTCTGTGGATGTACTGGCACGATTTAGACAACTGGCCTCACTTCCGCCGGGAAGTTATGGATGCCTTTAGATACCAGCACCAGCGTAAGCTGCTGTGGCTGAGTGCCTTGGGACAACGCCGCACAATTGACCGACTCTTAGGATTTCTCACATTGTTGATTGAGGAGTATGGAGAGCCGGCGATGAGCGACACCGATCCAGATGTAATTCGCGGCTATTGTCTGCCTTTTCCCCTTACCCATGCCCAAATTGGTAGCGCGATTGGTTCAACTCGTGTTACCGTCACCCGCTTAATGGGCAAGCTGCGTCAACGTGGCTTAATTCTCACCCAAGGCGATAATCTTATTTGCTTACCAGCAGAGTCGATTAATAGAGCCGGCTAAAGCACAGTTCAGAGGGGCGATTTCCGCCACTCTGTCTGAGTGTGATGGGCTAAGCCTCAACCGAGGCGATCGCAGTGTCAGCGAATTTTGACAAACCCAGCTTGGGTAATCAATTCCTGCCCCTGCTCAGTCAGCAGTAAGTTGGCGTAAGCGACACCTGCTTGCTGCTCAGTCTGACCATTCTGTTTGACCACCACAAACAGATTGCGGGTAATTGGGTACTTTCCTGATTGAAAAGCCTCAATGTTCAACTTGTTCCGTTTACCAGGACATTCAGACGGGAAGACAAATGGTTCTTGGTAGGGAGCAATGTATTGCCCTTGTGTGCGCCCCAACGGCAAGGCTCTAATGGAACATTGAGGAATCACCTCTGGGGCAGAAGCGTAGTAAATGCCACCAGGACTACCAGCCAATTTTTGCAAGGCTTGGGTGGTTGTGGAGATAAATTCCACATCGGAGCTGAAAGCTTGACCACCCAAGATGTCTTGGACAAAAAGTTCTACTGTGCCGCCATCAACAATCCGGCGAGAATAAGGCTTGATTGGGATATTGGAACCGCCTACCTGGCTCCAATTATTAATTTTTCCAGTGTAAATTGACTTTAACTGGTCTACCGTCAGTCCTGGGATATTGAGGTTTGGGTTAACTGCGACTGCCAAACCATCAATTGCCACAGGAATTTGTTTCAAAGTGAACCCACGCTGTTGGGCACGGCTAAATTCCTGATCTAAGATTGGTCGAGAAGACTGGGCAAAAGCTAGTTGACCATCTATTAGCGACTGGATGCCAGTACCAGAACCAGGAGATGCATTGCTTGGTTCTACGTAACGCAGCCTAAATTCTCCTCGCGCTGCTTGAACTGCTGGATCAACTATTAATCGAATTGGTGCCCAAGACGTACTACCTCCGTAATTGAATAATCCAGTAGGAACCTCTTGGACTGAGGCGAAAGTCGTGCCACTACTCTGTCCTGATGTGGGTTGGGGTGTGTTGGTGCTACGAGAATTAATTTGATTTAGGTCAACACCAGATTTTCTGCTGAACCACCAAAAACCGCCAGCTATTAACCCAACTGTAATTAGGATAGATAAAACAAGAATAGGTATTTCATTTTTTTGGGACATAACAAATTTTTACCGCGTCCATTTAATACTGGGACTGGGGACTGGGGACTGGGTACTGAGAAAACTCTTCCCTATCCCCAGTCCCTAATCCCCAGTCCCCAGTCCCTAATCCCTAATCCCCAGTCCCCAGTCCCTAATCCCCTTATTTCACTGGCTCAAAATCATACCCAGTACGAGAGCGAGATCCAGGAACGATTTTTACAAGTTGGACTGGGGCAGTGCGATCGCCTGATGGTAAAAACCGAATTGTACCAGAAGCACCACTGGCTGAAAAGTCAGAGGATAAAAGTGCTTGTTGGACTCCAGACCGTGTAGGATTGCGTTCTAAGGCAGCAATCAGAGCTACTGTAGCATCATAGCTCAGGGCAGTTCGCCAACTCACGTCACCACCCCATAACTGCCGGGATTTCTGGGGAAAATCTGACATTGGATTGCCCTCAATATGCCACGGAACTGCTACTATCATCCCCACAGCTTGCTCTCTGCCAATTTCTAAAGTTTTAACGTTATAAACATTATCTCCTCCCAGAAGCGTTAACTGTTTCTGGTTAACCTGAACCACCTGCAACGCTTTATCTTGAGTGTTAGTGTTGGGAACTAACATCAACACTTCTGCACCTTGTTTAATAGCTCGTTCTACACTTTTAGCTGCACTAAAATCTGCTTGGGATAAGTCAAATTCACTTGATACTTGTCCACCCTCCAGCGAAACAGATGAAACAAATTCAGACTTTAAAGACTGGCTATAGTTACTCTGGGAATTAAAGAAAACCGCTGCATTTTTTTTCTGTAAAGTTTTCACCATGTAATTGGCTAATGTTCTCGCAGCCATAAAATCACTGGGAACTGTCCGAAAAACGTAGCGGCTAAAGTTAGAAATTTTCACAGAAGTACTGGTAGGGGAAATAGCTACCAGTTGTCCGGCATTGTAGACTGTGCCTGCGGCTAAAGTGGTATCGCTGGCGTTGGGGCCGATTACACCAAACACTTGGGGATTGTTAACTAACTTGGAAGCGATTTTTTTAGAGATTTCTAGATTATTATCATCGTTAGCTATCCCTACTTTCAATGGCACATTCTTAATTCCCCCAGAGGTATTAATAGTATTTTGGGCTTGTGCAATGCCACGTAAAATTTCTAGGGAAGTATTCGGATCGGTGCCCATTGGTACTGAGGCAACAATGGTATAGCTTTGAGAAGTGCCAATGCGGGCATTATTCAGATATATCAGTGCCTCTGGATCGTTGGGTCGCAGTTTGAGAAATGCTTGTAAACTAGCGATCGCCTTATCATAACTTTTAGCCGCGATCGCTTGCACTCCCTCTTTTTTTGCCGGAGCAATTTCACCTGGAATTAAAGTTTTTTCGCCAAAACTAATGCGGTCTTCTAATGATACATTGCTCGCTGGTTCGGGCGTTTTTTGACTGAGTGTATTACTAATATTGACCCCATTTCTAGTAAACCACCAGACACCAGCCCCGACTATTCCAAGTGTCAACAACAGAGCCAAGACTAAAACTGCGGTTTCATTCTTTTGTGACATGAATAAAATTTAATAAAATAAAAATGTTTATTATTTAATTGTTTTGAAGAATTCAGGAGTCAGAATTCTGAATTCAGAATAATTATAGAATTAAGCGTACTGTATATATTTTCTTTTTTAATTTTCTTAAAATTAGCAAGTTTAGTATCTAAATCCAGAAATGTTGAATGCTGACTCTTTACTGAATTCTGAATTCTGACTCCTGATTCCTGACTCATGACAATGATTACTTAATTCTGACAAATCCAGACTTTTCAATCAGTTCTTGACCTTCAGGTGTCAGGAGCCAATTTGCATAAGCTTCTCCAGCTTGCTGGTCTGTTTGATTATTCTGTTTAAGGATGACAAATAAATTGCGAGTAATGGCATATTCACCACTACGAAACGCCTGATAATTTAAGTTATTGCGTTTTTTGGGACATTCAGATAAAGGTACAAAAGGTTCTTGATAGGGAGGCACAAATTTATCACTTGTGCGTGCTATTGGTAGG
It encodes the following:
- a CDS encoding ABC transporter substrate-binding protein, whose product is MRHRWLLSVLAFFLSITLVACNTVSTQNLPTKVANTTQTNNPNSQQLPKQSIKRVVALSSLSADIIAQLDQTKIVGITGSKLFNDDPRFKNVPRVSEGQNSPNLEKVVALKPDLVIGAEGFSTVPIQKIKQLGIPTLLTQVNNWESLEELTKTLAQLIDADPQPLLNHYKSFLPNQPTQGIKALVLVSRQPILAPNKNSWAGDLLTKFQVKNLAAELQGKSPVGGYVTLSAEKVLEANPEVIILVNPPQGNSEGGLLDSLKKEAFWKQLQATQKNRIYVFNYYGLVNPGSIDAIEKACQQLKQHLFVSEGS
- the polA gene encoding DNA polymerase I — protein: MSQTTATATPTRPTFILVDGHSLAYRSYFAFAKGRDGGLRTKAGIPTSVCFGFLKCLLEVMGTQQPQAMAVAFDLGLPTFRHEADDTYKADRKETPEDFIPDLENLHELLNGLNLPIYTAPGYEADDVLGTLAQRVTAAGYRVKILTGDRDLFQLIDAEKEITVLNFSPDALKRSTNSITEFEAEQVKEKLGVLPSQIVDFKALCGDKSDNIPGVKGIGEKTAVQLLNTYGSLDNIYAALDEIPGANQKKLAAGKEDAQKSRYLATIVLDVPLELDLEDCKLKGFDTSVLSPILEKLEFRLFLGKINDLQQRFGGQIEEAAKTEISDTEPEFEDPDLSFFSFAETQAVQQKPASVIQPRIINTEDKLTELVEILQKFTNSEIPIAWDTETTDLEPRDAELVGIGCCWGTKLDEIAYIPLGHKSGENLNKDVVLEALRPILESADYPKTLQNAKFDRLIFKCQGINLNGVIFDPMLASYLLNPDSSHNLMDLAQRYLGLTAKSYLDLVPKGKTIADIDIPAVADYCGMDVYSTFGLVPQLRAELEEIPALSKLLVEVEQPLEAVLAQMEYTGVRINSAYLQELSQHLETELARLKENAIEIAGENFNLGSPKQLSQILFEKLGLSTKYSRKIQTGYSTDAATLEKLQEIDQTGFVETITEYRTLSKLKSTYVDALPALVRPDTQRVHTDFNQAATSTGRLSSSNPNLQNIPIRTAFSRQIRKAFLPEAGWLMVAADYSQIELRILAHLSQEPILVEAYRQNEDVHTVTARLVFEKENITSEERSVAKTINFGVIYGMGSLRFSRSTGIDKSVANEFIKRFNERYPKVFAYLERVKKEAISQGYVETILGRRRYFEFTNNSLRRLKGSNPEDIDLSKLKNLGAYDAGLLRSAANAPIQGSNADIIKIAMVRLHQVLQKYQARLLLQVHDELVFEIPPDEWEELQPQIKSVMENAVQLSVPLVVDARAGENWMETK
- a CDS encoding choice-of-anchor E domain-containing protein, whose amino-acid sequence is MTTKLLNTLGAATALAGIVATSGVANAAALSYTSSTNYDFTNIIDESLSVQQFDSSLGTLQGVTIEFAGDILGNAGFENRSPSATQATVHLGSQLSLKLNNQSLLALNPQYTSTYQVGNYDSVTDYGGTSGKTLSNLTATQSATQSFTDSQFLQSFIGNGNVDFLFSAIATSLVTGSGNMRSYIDTYAKAGIKVTYNYEELKSVPEASTTLGIGLVAGLCLLSQRKKSWIKVLNS
- a CDS encoding Cof-type HAD-IIB family hydrolase, whose product is MQKASAKDIKLLVVDIDGTIAGHSNTISEPVKQALIAAQAQGIPVAIATGRMYRSALRFHQEIGSTLPLMAYQGAWIQDPTSQKIHRHLVVSREIAHQLIDYFEQPQLRRLLSVHFYINDQLYVREITKESEIYAQRSGIVPIPVGDLRQVLTNEPTKILALCDDTNFISEVLGNLRRQYTPAELYLTTSVATFLEATNASVNKGTAVRYLAEELLGLQTANVMAIGDNFNDLEMLECVGFGVAMGNAPEPVQAIAQWVAPSVEEDGVAVAIEKFLLQ
- a CDS encoding DALR anticodon-binding domain-containing protein, which encodes MPNAPCPMPNALFSVQYAHARCCSLVLLAHREGLIQLREPLADSSPNFWSVISPNPIPWLNCDGKLRLNHPDERRLIRELVGVVDNIECPDVRGSVKWEKAALNLSQAFENFWCNCRIWGEVKIMSPELAQARLGLLMATGSVLKFVLEENLGSFAPLEL
- a CDS encoding Crp/Fnr family transcriptional regulator produces the protein MQSPSSFSEASRPFLTWQRILDWAQEHYRCRTFSKDERIPARPGLLYLVQRGAIRMVGTAQVSATASQLTSRRINRTPEEAFLGFVGAGQPFEIVAQSPFTLQAYAHVDQTAVLWMYWHDLDNWPHFRREVMDAFRYQHQRKLLWLSALGQRRTIDRLLGFLTLLIEEYGEPAMSDTDPDVIRGYCLPFPLTHAQIGSAIGSTRVTVTRLMGKLRQRGLILTQGDNLICLPAESINRAG
- a CDS encoding PstS family phosphate ABC transporter substrate-binding protein — its product is MSQKNEIPILVLSILITVGLIAGGFWWFSRKSGVDLNQINSRSTNTPQPTSGQSSGTTFASVQEVPTGLFNYGGSTSWAPIRLIVDPAVQAARGEFRLRYVEPSNASPGSGTGIQSLIDGQLAFAQSSRPILDQEFSRAQQRGFTLKQIPVAIDGLAVAVNPNLNIPGLTVDQLKSIYTGKINNWSQVGGSNIPIKPYSRRIVDGGTVELFVQDILGGQAFSSDVEFISTTTQALQKLAGSPGGIYYASAPEVIPQCSIRALPLGRTQGQYIAPYQEPFVFPSECPGKRNKLNIEAFQSGKYPITRNLFVVVKQNGQTEQQAGVAYANLLLTEQGQELITQAGFVKIR
- a CDS encoding ABC transporter substrate-binding protein, producing the protein MSQKNETAVLVLALLLTLGIVGAGVWWFTRNGVNISNTLSQKTPEPASNVSLEDRISFGEKTLIPGEIAPAKKEGVQAIAAKSYDKAIASLQAFLKLRPNDPEALIYLNNARIGTSQSYTIVASVPMGTDPNTSLEILRGIAQAQNTINTSGGIKNVPLKVGIANDDNNLEISKKIASKLVNNPQVFGVIGPNASDTTLAAGTVYNAGQLVAISPTSTSVKISNFSRYVFRTVPSDFMAARTLANYMVKTLQKKNAAVFFNSQSNYSQSLKSEFVSSVSLEGGQVSSEFDLSQADFSAAKSVERAIKQGAEVLMLVPNTNTQDKALQVVQVNQKQLTLLGGDNVYNVKTLEIGREQAVGMIVAVPWHIEGNPMSDFPQKSRQLWGGDVSWRTALSYDATVALIAALERNPTRSGVQQALLSSDFSASGASGTIRFLPSGDRTAPVQLVKIVPGSRSRTGYDFEPVK